The proteins below come from a single Mesobacillus jeotgali genomic window:
- a CDS encoding cytochrome P450, translating into MGIPHDKSLDNSIALMNEGYLFISNRMERYHTDIFEARLLGEQVICFTGEEAAKVFYDTDRFQRKGAAPKRVQKTLFGENAIQTMDGEAHIHRKLLFLSLMTPPNQLRLSRLVTDFWRASIEKWEVADQIILFEEAKQVLCRAACTWAGVPLDEAEVKERADDFSDMVDAFGAVGPRHWKGRRARSRAEEWIMNIIEEVRSGKIAAAHGSALNELAIHKDLNGKLLNSKMAAVELINVLRPIVAIATFIAFSALALHKFPKTKEKLKNDNDGRYLEMFVQEVRRFFPFGPFLGARVKKEFIWNDAHFKEGQLVLLDMYGTNHDARLWKDPESFIPERFKDWRGSLFDFIPQGGGDSATGHRCPGEGITVEVMKASLAYLVNDIDYEIPDQDLSYSLVRMPTLPESGMIFSNVKRK; encoded by the coding sequence ATGGGAATACCACATGATAAAAGTCTGGATAACAGTATCGCCTTGATGAATGAAGGCTATCTTTTCATTTCTAATCGAATGGAGCGTTATCATACGGATATTTTTGAGGCACGGCTTCTCGGTGAACAAGTCATTTGCTTTACTGGCGAAGAAGCAGCAAAGGTTTTTTATGATACCGACCGTTTTCAAAGAAAAGGCGCTGCACCTAAACGGGTACAGAAGACTTTGTTCGGCGAGAATGCCATTCAAACGATGGATGGAGAGGCACACATACATAGAAAATTGCTTTTCTTATCGCTTATGACCCCTCCAAATCAATTAAGACTTTCTCGTTTGGTTACTGACTTTTGGAGGGCATCAATAGAGAAATGGGAAGTAGCAGACCAAATCATCCTGTTTGAGGAGGCAAAACAGGTTTTGTGCCGGGCTGCCTGTACCTGGGCTGGCGTCCCACTTGACGAAGCTGAAGTTAAAGAGCGGGCTGATGATTTTAGTGATATGGTTGATGCTTTTGGTGCAGTTGGCCCCAGACATTGGAAAGGAAGGCGCGCTAGGTCGAGGGCTGAGGAATGGATTATGAATATAATAGAAGAAGTCCGTTCCGGCAAAATAGCCGCGGCGCACGGTTCTGCACTTAATGAATTGGCGATTCATAAGGATCTGAACGGTAAGTTACTGAATTCAAAGATGGCTGCTGTAGAATTAATCAATGTATTAAGGCCCATTGTTGCGATTGCTACTTTTATTGCTTTTTCTGCACTGGCCCTTCATAAATTTCCTAAAACGAAGGAAAAATTAAAAAATGACAATGATGGCCGTTATCTAGAAATGTTCGTGCAGGAAGTCCGCCGGTTCTTCCCTTTCGGACCTTTCCTCGGTGCTAGAGTTAAAAAAGAGTTTATTTGGAATGACGCCCATTTTAAAGAAGGGCAGCTTGTATTACTTGATATGTACGGCACTAACCATGATGCACGGCTATGGAAAGACCCTGAGTCATTTATTCCTGAAAGGTTCAAGGATTGGCGCGGAAGCTTGTTCGATTTCATCCCTCAGGGTGGTGGAGACTCTGCAACTGGACACAGATGCCCTGGAGAGGGAATTACCGTAGAAGTTATGAAGGCAAGTCTAGCATACCTCGTAAACGATATTGACTATGAAATTCCGGACCAGGACCTCAGCTACAGTCTGGTCAGAATGCCTACGCTGCCGGAGAGCGGTATGATTTTTAGCAATGTTAAAAGGAAGTAA
- a CDS encoding GNAT family N-acetyltransferase: MEIRNYMKEDEIGWVHCRILSFLDTAYFDNVLKEKESYDNPSIELVAVIDNKIVGLLDIEYETEERTVCSRGKGLGGMMWHIAVHPDFRRRGIGKSLLLEAERISKDLGLNRIEAWTRDDEWVNKWYENNMFVKAASYFHVFIDAGEELRGTNKTEIPGLYPIQTFAHYVGNNREMIKNKFKRVHECNCYEKQLL; the protein is encoded by the coding sequence ATGGAGATCAGAAATTATATGAAGGAAGATGAAATTGGTTGGGTACATTGCAGAATACTTTCTTTTTTAGATACAGCCTATTTTGATAACGTTTTAAAGGAAAAAGAAAGTTATGACAATCCATCAATTGAGTTAGTAGCTGTGATTGATAATAAAATTGTAGGTCTATTGGATATTGAATATGAAACAGAAGAGCGAACAGTATGTTCCAGAGGGAAGGGACTTGGCGGAATGATGTGGCATATAGCAGTCCATCCTGACTTTCGTCGAAGGGGAATAGGCAAGAGTCTCCTGTTGGAAGCTGAAAGAATTTCTAAAGATCTTGGCTTGAACCGGATTGAAGCATGGACAAGGGATGATGAATGGGTAAATAAGTGGTATGAGAATAACATGTTTGTAAAAGCAGCATCATATTTTCATGTATTTATTGATGCGGGAGAAGAATTAAGAGGAACGAATAAAACTGAAATTCCTGGCTTATATCCCATTCAAACATTTGCACATTATGTTGGAAATAACAGAGAAATGATTAAGAATAAATTTAAACGAGTTCACGAATGCAATTGTTATGAGAAACAATTGTTATAG
- the bioB gene encoding biotin synthase BioB, which yields MGYWKDLAQGVLGGNELTDAKALSILECPDLELLELLQAAYTIRHHYYGNRVKLNMIINTKSGMCPENCGYCAQSSVSEAPIQKYRMMDKDTILKGAEQAFNLNAGTYCIVASGRGPSEKEIDTVTSAVEEIKAKYGLKVCACLGILKPSQAERLKSAGVDRYNHNLNTSSNHHNAITTSHTYEDRVNTVELVKNSGISPCSGVIIGMKETKQDVIEMARSLKALDADSIPVNFLHAIDGTPLEGTDELNPRYCLKVLCLMRFINPTKEIRISGGREVNLRSLQPLGLYPANSIFVGDYLTTAGQETTADHKMLQDLGFEIEFTKEEITVN from the coding sequence ATGGGATACTGGAAGGATTTAGCGCAGGGCGTACTTGGTGGGAACGAGCTGACTGATGCAAAGGCTTTAAGTATACTTGAATGTCCCGACCTGGAACTGCTCGAATTACTCCAGGCAGCATACACGATACGCCATCACTATTATGGAAATCGGGTTAAGCTAAATATGATTATCAATACAAAATCGGGAATGTGTCCAGAAAATTGCGGTTATTGTGCGCAGTCGAGCGTCTCCGAGGCCCCTATCCAAAAGTATCGGATGATGGATAAGGACACGATCCTAAAAGGAGCAGAACAGGCGTTTAACCTGAATGCCGGCACTTATTGCATCGTTGCAAGCGGCAGAGGACCAAGTGAAAAGGAAATTGATACTGTTACTTCGGCAGTGGAGGAAATCAAAGCGAAATATGGCCTGAAGGTTTGCGCCTGTCTAGGAATTCTCAAACCTTCACAAGCTGAAAGACTCAAGTCTGCTGGTGTTGACCGATATAACCATAATCTCAATACTTCCTCTAACCATCACAATGCCATCACGACATCGCATACATATGAAGATCGCGTTAATACTGTAGAGCTTGTTAAAAATTCCGGAATTTCACCATGCTCCGGAGTGATTATAGGAATGAAGGAAACAAAGCAAGATGTAATCGAAATGGCCAGGAGCCTGAAGGCACTGGACGCCGATTCAATTCCAGTCAATTTCCTCCACGCGATTGACGGTACCCCTCTTGAGGGAACCGATGAATTGAATCCTCGATATTGCCTAAAAGTCCTTTGCCTGATGCGATTCATCAATCCAACAAAAGAAATCAGGATTTCCGGTGGCAGAGAAGTTAATTTGCGAAGCCTGCAGCCTCTTGGCCTTTACCCTGCCAACTCAATCTTTGTTGGAGATTATCTGACAACAGCAGGGCAAGAAACGACTGCTGACCATAAAATGCTTCAGGATTTGGGGTTTGAAATTGAATTTACGAAAGAAGAAATAACAGTTAATTAG